One genomic segment of Hymenobacter psoromatis includes these proteins:
- a CDS encoding RagB/SusD family nutrient uptake outer membrane protein, whose translation MKSSSQKILLALATASTLLATGCKKDLLDQSNPNLATTATFWQTSDDAVRASNACYAGLQAIGMYRRWFSFVYDGRADDGWSESPYTLLRDMTNFVQTDYNFEATANVYRDCYRTIDRCNQVLANVPAIQMDATLRTRIVSEASFLRALSYFNLVSLFGNVPLSTQPAALDYRPAQGTSAQVWALVISDLQAAIGTGTTPNLPATYGGSDQGRATVGAARTLLGKAYMQNKRWADAQAQFALVIGAGTYSLTNYTDNFRHTSKNNAESIFEVQFLDNNIGGPDGQGGVDATTSQGFQRPKFFGPPQNGGTANLGFTDCEMRPWVVSEFLQEGTTAGQRDPRLAATVFYNYRQFVSPLPLSADSLVYDLSRPAGFAAGTYGFLNRYKGDNFNLGRTYWRKYQSDYYRGDENFDSPNDFRVMRYADVLLLQAEALNEQNQTAAAVPLINQVRQRAGLAPLVAGNFTQATLRMQLRHERVTELTGECLRWFDLQRYGLLDNQAGIDQLKQHDAQFNNFIVGKSQLLPLPQQDVNLIGLTQNQGY comes from the coding sequence ATGAAATCCTCCTCGCAAAAAATACTACTGGCCCTGGCCACCGCCAGCACGCTGCTGGCCACGGGCTGCAAAAAAGACCTGCTCGACCAGAGCAACCCCAACCTAGCCACCACCGCTACCTTCTGGCAAACGAGCGACGACGCGGTGCGCGCTTCCAACGCCTGCTACGCGGGCCTGCAAGCCATCGGCATGTATCGCCGCTGGTTTTCCTTCGTGTATGACGGGCGCGCCGACGATGGCTGGAGCGAGAGCCCCTATACGCTGCTGCGCGACATGACCAATTTCGTGCAGACCGACTACAATTTCGAGGCAACCGCCAACGTCTACCGCGACTGCTACCGCACCATTGACCGCTGCAATCAGGTGCTGGCCAACGTGCCGGCCATTCAGATGGACGCGACCCTGCGCACCCGCATCGTGAGCGAAGCATCTTTTCTGCGGGCCCTGAGCTACTTCAACCTGGTGTCGCTCTTCGGCAACGTGCCGCTGTCGACGCAGCCGGCGGCCCTTGACTACCGCCCGGCGCAGGGTACGTCGGCGCAGGTGTGGGCGCTGGTTATCAGCGACCTGCAAGCCGCCATCGGCACCGGTACCACGCCCAACCTACCGGCTACCTACGGCGGCTCGGACCAGGGCCGCGCCACGGTGGGGGCCGCCCGCACGCTGCTCGGCAAAGCCTACATGCAAAACAAGCGCTGGGCCGACGCGCAGGCGCAGTTCGCACTGGTTATCGGCGCGGGCACCTACTCGCTCACCAACTACACCGACAACTTCCGCCACACGAGCAAAAACAACGCGGAGAGTATTTTCGAAGTGCAGTTTCTAGACAACAACATTGGCGGCCCCGACGGCCAGGGCGGCGTTGACGCCACTACTTCGCAGGGCTTTCAGCGGCCCAAGTTTTTCGGCCCGCCCCAAAACGGCGGTACGGCCAACCTGGGCTTCACCGACTGCGAGATGCGCCCGTGGGTAGTGAGTGAGTTTTTGCAGGAGGGTACCACCGCCGGGCAGCGCGACCCGCGCCTGGCCGCCACCGTGTTTTATAACTACCGCCAGTTTGTCTCGCCCCTGCCGCTCAGCGCCGACTCGCTGGTGTACGACCTCTCGCGGCCGGCCGGCTTTGCGGCCGGCACCTACGGTTTCCTTAACCGCTACAAAGGCGATAACTTCAACCTCGGCCGCACTTACTGGCGCAAGTACCAGAGCGACTACTACCGCGGCGATGAGAACTTCGACTCGCCCAACGACTTCCGGGTGATGCGCTACGCCGATGTGTTGCTGCTGCAAGCCGAAGCCCTGAATGAGCAGAACCAGACGGCGGCCGCCGTGCCGCTCATCAACCAGGTGCGGCAGCGCGCCGGGCTGGCCCCACTGGTGGCGGGCAACTTCACGCAGGCCACGCTGCGCATGCAGTTGCGCCATGAGCGCGTGACGGAGCTGACCGGCGAGTGCCTGCGCTGGTTTGACTTGCAGCGCTACGGCCTGCTCGACAACCAGGCGGGCATTGACCAGCTCAAGCAGCACGACGCGCAATTCAACAATTTTATCGTGGGTAAGTCGCAGTTGCTACCCCTGCCTCAGCAGGATGTTAACCTCATCGGCCTCACCCAGAACCAAGGCTATTAG
- a CDS encoding family 43 glycosylhydrolase, with the protein MLVRPGYLSRLLAPLLFVLLSCSKNDGSSPSPTPPPAPPAPAATTFTNPLLASGPDPWVVQKDGFYYFMATTGNNVTIRKTAKMADLGSAPTTIVWTPLPNGNNTNNVWAPELHFLDGKWYLYYTAGPASQGCCGGQRSWVLENANTDPTTGTWTDKGRIYVPTQDFWSIDMTVFDLNGSRYALWSGQEANSEQQNIYISAMSNPWTITGPRVLLTKPELSWELNGYPKVNEGPEILQHNGQTFLTYSASQCSTDDYTLGMLTLTGTNPLDPTAWSKSQTPVFVKNPANGAYGPGHNGFFISKDGTQNWLVYHANSSANQGCGNPRNPRMQQFTWNADGTPNFGTPVAINTPITRPAGE; encoded by the coding sequence ATGCTTGTTCGTCCTGGTTATCTCTCGCGGCTGCTGGCTCCGCTGCTCTTCGTGCTGCTGTCGTGCAGCAAAAATGACGGCAGCAGCCCGTCGCCTACCCCCCCGCCGGCTCCACCAGCCCCGGCAGCCACCACTTTCACCAACCCGCTGCTCGCCTCCGGCCCCGACCCGTGGGTGGTACAAAAGGACGGGTTTTATTACTTCATGGCCACTACCGGCAACAACGTCACCATCCGCAAAACGGCGAAGATGGCCGACCTGGGCTCGGCCCCCACGACCATTGTGTGGACGCCGCTGCCCAACGGCAACAACACCAACAACGTGTGGGCCCCCGAGCTGCATTTCCTCGATGGCAAGTGGTACCTCTACTACACCGCCGGCCCGGCCAGCCAGGGCTGTTGCGGCGGCCAGCGCTCGTGGGTGCTCGAAAACGCCAACACTGACCCTACCACCGGCACCTGGACGGATAAGGGCCGCATTTATGTTCCCACCCAGGATTTTTGGTCGATTGACATGACCGTGTTTGACCTGAACGGCAGCCGCTACGCGCTGTGGTCGGGCCAGGAAGCCAATTCCGAACAGCAGAATATCTACATCTCGGCCATGAGCAACCCCTGGACGATTACCGGCCCACGCGTGCTGCTGACCAAGCCCGAGCTGAGCTGGGAGCTGAACGGCTACCCCAAGGTGAACGAAGGCCCCGAGATTTTGCAGCACAACGGCCAGACCTTTCTCACGTATTCGGCCAGCCAGTGTAGCACCGACGATTATACCCTGGGAATGCTCACGCTCACCGGCACCAACCCGCTGGACCCCACCGCCTGGTCGAAATCGCAAACGCCGGTATTCGTGAAAAACCCCGCTAATGGGGCCTACGGCCCCGGCCACAACGGCTTCTTTATCTCGAAAGATGGCACCCAAAACTGGCTGGTATACCACGCCAACAGCAGCGCCAACCAGGGCTGCGGCAACCCCCGCAACCCCCGCATGCAGCAGTTCACCTGGAATGCCGATGGCACGCCTAACTTCGGCACCCCGGTGGCTATCAATACGCCGATAACCCGGCCGGCCGGTGAGTAG
- a CDS encoding 1,4-beta-xylanase: protein MKKLSWLLLGLALLGAPAAQAQKVKTKTKGGAAMLAPGQDVRWPRAKANAWYQARPWMTGANFIPSTAINQLEMWQAATFDPTTIDKELGWAEGIGFNTMRVFLHDLAWKEDPAGFKKRLNDYLAIADKHHICTIFVFFDDCWNKGPKAGPQPAPRAGIHNSGWMQDPGDPASRDSATFVQLRPYVTDVLTSFGHDKRIALWDLYNEPGNEGKGNASLPLLRNVFAWAEAVRPDQPLSSGLWNLDLRVLNTYQALHSDVITYHNYGDGVEQQHLIEALETHGRPLLCTEYMARPRNSRFANVLPVLKKYHVAAINWGLVAGKTNTKYAWDTPLPDGSEPNEWFHEVFRPDGTPYRQDETDLIKKLTSK from the coding sequence ATGAAGAAACTATCCTGGCTGCTGCTGGGCCTGGCGCTGCTCGGCGCGCCGGCCGCGCAGGCGCAGAAAGTAAAGACCAAAACCAAGGGCGGCGCGGCCATGCTGGCCCCCGGCCAGGACGTGCGCTGGCCCCGCGCCAAAGCCAACGCCTGGTACCAGGCCCGCCCCTGGATGACGGGGGCCAACTTCATCCCCAGCACCGCCATCAATCAGCTCGAAATGTGGCAGGCCGCTACTTTCGACCCCACCACCATTGACAAGGAGTTGGGCTGGGCCGAGGGTATCGGCTTCAATACTATGCGTGTGTTCCTGCACGATTTGGCTTGGAAGGAAGACCCGGCGGGCTTCAAAAAGCGGCTGAACGACTACCTAGCCATTGCCGACAAGCACCACATCTGCACCATCTTCGTCTTCTTTGATGATTGCTGGAACAAGGGCCCCAAAGCCGGCCCACAGCCCGCGCCCCGCGCCGGTATCCACAACTCGGGCTGGATGCAGGACCCCGGCGACCCCGCCTCGCGCGACTCGGCCACCTTCGTGCAATTAAGGCCCTACGTGACCGACGTGCTCACCAGCTTTGGCCACGATAAGCGCATCGCGCTCTGGGATTTATACAATGAGCCCGGCAACGAGGGCAAGGGCAATGCCTCGCTGCCGCTGCTGCGCAACGTCTTTGCCTGGGCCGAGGCCGTGCGCCCCGACCAGCCCCTGAGCTCGGGCCTCTGGAACCTAGATTTGCGGGTTCTCAATACCTACCAAGCTTTGCATTCGGATGTCATTACCTATCACAACTATGGCGATGGCGTGGAGCAGCAGCACCTTATCGAGGCGCTCGAAACCCACGGCCGGCCGCTCCTCTGCACCGAGTACATGGCCCGGCCCCGCAACTCGCGCTTTGCTAATGTGCTACCCGTACTCAAAAAATACCACGTAGCCGCCATCAACTGGGGCCTTGTGGCGGGCAAAACCAACACCAAGTACGCCTGGGATACGCCCCTGCCCGACGGCTCGGAGCCTAATGAGTGGTTTCACGAAGTGTTTCGCCCGGACGGCACACCCTACCGCCAGGACGAAACGGATTTGATTAAAAAGCTGACCAGCAAGTAG
- a CDS encoding Gfo/Idh/MocA family protein: MSELPEVPSRREFVKQGTAAAAFFIVPRFVLGGKGYTAPSDQLVVAGVGVGGKGESDIANFAKTSKARIAYLCDVDESRAARTVKAFPQAKFYKDWRKMLDKESKHIDAVSVSTPDHNHAIITLAAMQLGKHVYVQKPLTHDIYEARALTEAAKKYKVVTQMGNQGASNDGVRQLREWYDAGTIGEVHTVYCWTDRPVWPQGIPWPTTAAPVPATLDWDLWLGTAPAKNFVDKLVPFNWRGWWDYGTGALGDMGCHLVEAPFRVLNLGYASAVQASVGSVYVDEFKRGYFPDSCPPSSHVILKFPQTDKTQHPVTVHWMDGGIQPERPDELEPNEKFGDGGNGILFIGDKGKMMASTYSENPRLLPTSRTQQVQVPQTLARVPGQANGHYGQWVEACLAGYGKMAVSSPFEIAGPLTEALLIANLAIRGYDIQRPRATGPGGSMDYPGRGVELLWDPKNLRITNLDDVNQFVKRTYRTGW, from the coding sequence ATGAGTGAACTTCCCGAAGTGCCCTCGCGGCGCGAATTTGTCAAGCAGGGTACCGCGGCGGCGGCTTTCTTTATTGTTCCGCGCTTCGTGCTGGGCGGCAAGGGCTACACCGCGCCCAGCGACCAGCTGGTGGTGGCCGGCGTGGGGGTAGGCGGCAAGGGCGAGAGCGACATCGCCAACTTCGCCAAAACCAGCAAGGCCCGCATCGCTTACCTCTGCGACGTGGACGAAAGCCGCGCTGCCCGCACGGTAAAGGCGTTTCCGCAGGCGAAGTTTTACAAGGACTGGCGCAAAATGCTGGATAAGGAGAGCAAGCACATCGACGCGGTGTCGGTGTCCACGCCCGACCACAACCACGCCATTATTACGCTGGCGGCCATGCAGCTCGGCAAGCACGTGTACGTGCAGAAGCCGCTGACCCACGACATCTACGAGGCCCGCGCGCTCACCGAGGCGGCCAAAAAGTACAAGGTAGTGACCCAGATGGGCAACCAGGGCGCTTCCAACGACGGGGTGCGGCAACTGCGGGAATGGTACGACGCGGGCACCATCGGGGAGGTGCACACGGTGTATTGCTGGACCGACCGCCCGGTGTGGCCCCAGGGGATTCCGTGGCCCACGACCGCCGCGCCGGTGCCCGCTACCCTCGACTGGGACCTATGGCTGGGCACGGCCCCGGCCAAAAACTTCGTGGATAAGCTGGTGCCCTTCAACTGGCGCGGGTGGTGGGACTACGGCACCGGCGCGCTCGGCGATATGGGCTGCCACCTAGTGGAAGCGCCCTTCCGGGTGCTGAACCTGGGCTACGCCAGCGCCGTGCAGGCCAGCGTGGGCAGCGTGTACGTGGATGAGTTTAAGCGCGGCTATTTCCCCGACAGCTGCCCGCCGTCGAGCCACGTCATCCTCAAATTTCCGCAAACCGACAAGACCCAGCACCCCGTAACGGTGCACTGGATGGACGGCGGCATTCAGCCCGAGCGCCCCGACGAGCTGGAGCCCAACGAGAAGTTTGGCGACGGCGGCAACGGTATTCTGTTCATCGGCGACAAGGGCAAGATGATGGCCAGCACCTACTCCGAAAACCCGCGCCTGCTGCCCACCTCGCGCACCCAGCAGGTGCAGGTGCCCCAGACGCTGGCCCGCGTGCCGGGCCAGGCCAACGGCCACTACGGCCAGTGGGTGGAAGCCTGCCTGGCCGGCTACGGCAAGATGGCCGTCAGCTCGCCCTTCGAGATTGCCGGCCCGCTCACTGAAGCTTTGCTGATTGCCAACCTGGCCATTCGCGGCTACGACATTCAGCGGCCCCGCGCCACCGGGCCGGGCGGCAGTATGGACTACCCCGGCCGCGGCGTCGAGCTGCTGTGGGACCCTAAAAACCTGCGCATCACCAACTTAGACGACGTGAATCAGTTCGTGAAGCGCACGTACCGCACGGGCTGGTAG
- a CDS encoding family 43 glycosylhydrolase: protein MRTKKLYYALVLAGCLGAAPLGATAQANVKARTKPRVQAAPARPATPTPLAIANPVLAGDYPDPSVTKVGDTYWATATSSNWGPTFPLLKSTDLQHWSLVGHVFPGERPAWADYYFWAPEINHDANGKTYVFYTAHKRGGNLAVGVASADRPEGPYRDHGPLVGQPDGSIDGFPIHDENGQPYLIWKEDSNSVKKPTPLWAQRLSADRTALVGEKTELFRNTAAWEGNLVEGPSVVRHDGYFYLFYAANGCCGPGCTYATGVARAKKLLGPWEKYDRNPILTKNDVWTCPGHGTPIERAGHWYLLHHAYQTGGSFQNVGRQGVLSEFVWTKSGWPEFLNNHTTPVAPAKVPAVVADEFAGATLAPAWEWPVEDKPAFALQNGQLRLTARPDKGGAALGRPTLAANYSATTTLLNPSALPPGTTAGLAALGDPNNALSVLAGAGKLQVQERRDGKTRTLAEAALPPAAALHLRVQDQGGSRYRFAYSPDGRTWTELLPASETADGQFLPPWDRGVRVGVVAQGPASATATFERFELRNE, encoded by the coding sequence ATGCGCACCAAAAAGCTTTATTACGCGCTGGTCCTGGCCGGCTGCCTCGGGGCTGCGCCGCTCGGGGCCACGGCCCAGGCAAATGTCAAGGCCAGGACCAAGCCCCGCGTGCAGGCGGCCCCGGCCCGGCCCGCCACGCCTACCCCCCTCGCCATCGCCAACCCCGTGCTGGCCGGCGACTACCCCGACCCGTCGGTGACCAAGGTGGGCGACACCTACTGGGCTACTGCTACTTCCTCTAATTGGGGCCCCACGTTTCCGCTGCTGAAATCGACCGATTTGCAGCACTGGAGCCTGGTGGGGCACGTGTTTCCGGGCGAGCGGCCGGCGTGGGCCGACTACTACTTCTGGGCGCCCGAAATCAACCACGATGCCAACGGCAAAACCTACGTCTTCTACACGGCGCATAAGCGCGGCGGCAACCTGGCCGTGGGCGTGGCCAGCGCCGACCGCCCCGAAGGGCCCTACCGCGACCACGGCCCGCTGGTGGGCCAGCCCGACGGCTCCATCGACGGCTTCCCCATCCACGATGAAAACGGCCAGCCTTACCTCATCTGGAAGGAAGACAGCAACAGCGTAAAAAAGCCTACCCCCCTCTGGGCGCAGCGTCTCAGCGCCGACCGCACGGCCCTGGTAGGGGAGAAGACCGAGCTGTTTCGCAACACCGCCGCCTGGGAGGGCAACCTGGTGGAAGGCCCCAGCGTGGTGCGCCACGACGGTTATTTTTACCTGTTTTATGCCGCCAACGGCTGCTGCGGCCCCGGCTGCACCTACGCCACGGGGGTAGCGCGGGCCAAAAAGCTGCTCGGCCCTTGGGAGAAGTACGACCGCAACCCTATTCTGACCAAAAATGACGTCTGGACCTGCCCCGGCCACGGCACGCCCATCGAGCGCGCTGGGCACTGGTACCTGCTGCACCACGCCTACCAGACCGGTGGCAGCTTCCAGAATGTGGGCCGCCAGGGCGTACTCAGCGAGTTTGTGTGGACTAAAAGCGGCTGGCCCGAGTTTCTGAACAACCACACTACCCCCGTGGCGCCCGCCAAAGTGCCGGCCGTGGTGGCCGACGAGTTTGCCGGCGCTACCCTGGCTCCCGCCTGGGAGTGGCCGGTGGAAGATAAGCCCGCATTTGCCCTGCAAAATGGGCAGCTCCGCCTCACGGCCCGGCCCGACAAGGGCGGCGCGGCGCTGGGCCGGCCCACGCTGGCGGCCAACTATTCGGCCACCACCACGCTGCTGAACCCCAGCGCCCTACCTCCCGGCACCACCGCCGGCCTGGCCGCCCTCGGCGACCCCAACAATGCCCTGAGCGTGCTGGCCGGCGCGGGCAAGCTGCAAGTGCAGGAGCGCCGCGACGGCAAAACCCGCACCCTGGCCGAAGCCGCCCTACCCCCCGCGGCGGCGCTGCACCTGCGCGTGCAGGACCAGGGCGGCAGCCGCTACCGCTTCGCCTACAGCCCCGACGGCCGCACCTGGACCGAGCTGCTGCCCGCCAGTGAAACCGCTGACGGCCAGTTCCTACCCCCCTGGGACCGCGGCGTGCGGGTGGGCGTGGTGGCCCAGGGCCCGGCATCGGCCACGGCCACGTTCGAGCGGTTTGAGCTGCGCAATGAGTAG
- a CDS encoding NmrA family NAD(P)-binding protein, with protein sequence MADNLIALAGATGDLGFRIAQQLLDRGATLLVLVRPGSAAKPEIAQLRARGAEIIAIELADKAALTQALVGVACVISALSGLRATIVDAQTHLLAAAVAAGVPRFIPSDFAIDFTKLPAGSNRNLDLRREFGGILDKAPIRATSILNGMFMDLLTGQAPVVLFPIRRVLYWGSADQPLDFTTIADTAAYTALAALDPTTPRYLRIAGQTATVRRLQADASAATGRRFGRLRAGGLWVLKLMINITRRLAPAPGEVFPPWQGMQYLHNMFTGLPRLEPLDNARYPAIKWTKVREVLTLAAARP encoded by the coding sequence ATGGCCGATAACCTAATTGCCCTGGCCGGCGCTACCGGCGACCTGGGTTTCCGCATTGCCCAGCAACTCCTCGACCGCGGTGCTACCCTGCTGGTACTCGTGCGTCCCGGCAGCGCCGCCAAGCCCGAAATAGCCCAGCTGCGCGCGCGCGGGGCGGAAATAATCGCAATCGAGCTGGCCGATAAAGCCGCCCTCACGCAGGCGCTGGTTGGCGTGGCCTGCGTGATATCAGCCCTCTCGGGCCTGCGCGCTACCATCGTGGATGCCCAAACCCACCTGCTCGCTGCCGCCGTAGCCGCCGGCGTGCCCCGCTTCATCCCCTCCGACTTCGCCATCGACTTCACGAAGCTTCCTGCTGGCAGCAACCGCAACCTCGACCTGCGCCGCGAGTTTGGCGGCATCCTCGATAAAGCGCCCATCCGGGCCACGTCCATCCTCAACGGCATGTTTATGGACCTGCTCACCGGCCAGGCCCCGGTCGTGCTGTTTCCCATCCGCCGGGTGCTTTACTGGGGTAGCGCCGACCAGCCCCTCGACTTCACCACCATCGCCGACACGGCCGCTTACACGGCCCTGGCCGCCCTCGACCCCACCACGCCCCGCTACCTGCGCATTGCTGGCCAAACGGCCACCGTGCGCCGACTCCAGGCCGATGCCAGCGCCGCTACCGGCCGCCGCTTCGGTCGGCTGCGCGCCGGTGGCCTCTGGGTATTAAAACTCATGATTAATATCACCCGCCGCCTCGCGCCGGCCCCCGGTGAGGTGTTTCCGCCCTGGCAAGGGATGCAGTATTTGCACAATATGTTCACCGGCCTACCCCGCCTGGAGCCCCTCGACAACGCCCGCTACCCCGCTATAAAGTGGACGAAAGTGCGCGAGGTGCTGACGCTAGCGGCCGCCCGCCCATAA
- a CDS encoding glutaminase family protein, with protein sequence MLCKKAIVVLTLSTLGAGAARAQTLRPPAYPLVTHTPYFSVWAFQDTLAAGPTRHWTGAPQSLEGVVRVDGRAYQFLGQAPPQYRALIPTAAERPYAARYTFAAPAAGWEKPAFAGAARWKTGPAPFTNDAKQPGTQWTTHDVWARRTIGLPAAPPTGPLTLLLLHDDDAEVYINGVLLLKQAGYNDQYDRFAVPAAARGALRKGENVLAMHCVNPHGGAHLDAGLYETLPTPAPLPQARQTAATLTATQTSYTFAAGPVILTVSFLSPLLLDELETLARPISYVTCTATAPDGKAHPTQVLLTEAGTLASNTPYQEVADRPGAAGSLRWRAVGTTQQPVLATAGDNVRIDWGYAYLAAPGAAALASGDPQQLKLAFAKTGTLPPTGPAHPAQAQRVAQAAVLDLGRVTATPAEQHLLLGYDEQYAVQYFDQNLRPWWRRDPAMTMDKALQAAETDYPRLRQKATEFDKKMYADAQAAGGRQYADLCQLAYRQAIAAHTVVAGPKGELFFFSKENFSNGSIGTVDITYPSEPLFLLYNTELAKGMLRFIFDYSESGRWKKDFPAHDVGTYPLANGQTYGEDMPVEEAGNMLIITAAVVKMDGKPDFARAHWPTLTKWVSFLKRDGFDPANQLSTDDFAGHLARNVNLSAKAIMGIACYGQMARQMGDAKTADEYTTLARDLAKKWVTMAQDGDHYALTFDKPAGSWSQKYNLVWDKILGLNIFPPEVAQQEVAFYLKHQQKYGLPLDSRKTYTKSDWILWTATLAGSRADFEALVAPVWQFANETPSRVPLNDWHETTDAKQVGFQARSVVGGYFMKMLDVKLNGK encoded by the coding sequence ATGCTTTGTAAAAAAGCCATTGTAGTGCTCACGCTGAGCACTTTGGGCGCGGGCGCGGCGCGGGCCCAGACGCTGCGCCCACCGGCTTATCCCCTCGTTACGCACACCCCGTACTTCAGCGTGTGGGCTTTTCAGGATACGCTGGCCGCCGGGCCTACCCGGCACTGGACCGGCGCACCGCAGAGCCTGGAAGGCGTGGTGCGGGTAGATGGCCGCGCTTACCAGTTTTTGGGCCAGGCGCCGCCGCAGTACCGGGCCCTGATTCCGACGGCGGCCGAGCGGCCGTATGCGGCGCGCTACACGTTTGCGGCCCCGGCGGCGGGCTGGGAGAAGCCGGCTTTTGCCGGGGCGGCCCGCTGGAAAACCGGCCCGGCCCCCTTCACCAACGACGCGAAGCAGCCCGGCACGCAGTGGACCACCCACGACGTGTGGGCGCGCCGCACCATCGGGCTGCCGGCCGCGCCGCCCACCGGGCCCCTGACGCTGCTGCTACTGCACGACGACGACGCGGAAGTGTATATCAATGGCGTGCTGCTGCTTAAGCAGGCCGGTTATAATGACCAGTACGACCGGTTCGCGGTGCCCGCGGCGGCGCGCGGCGCGTTGCGCAAGGGCGAAAACGTGCTGGCCATGCACTGCGTGAACCCCCACGGCGGGGCGCACCTCGACGCGGGCCTCTACGAAACGCTCCCTACCCCGGCCCCGCTGCCCCAGGCCCGCCAAACGGCCGCGACGCTGACAGCCACCCAGACGAGCTACACCTTCGCGGCCGGCCCGGTAATACTGACTGTCAGCTTCTTATCGCCGCTGCTGCTCGATGAGCTGGAAACCCTGGCCCGGCCTATTAGCTACGTCACCTGCACGGCCACGGCACCCGATGGCAAAGCGCACCCCACCCAGGTACTGCTAACCGAGGCCGGCACGCTGGCCAGCAACACGCCCTACCAGGAGGTGGCCGACCGCCCCGGCGCGGCAGGCAGCCTGCGCTGGCGGGCCGTGGGCACCACCCAGCAGCCCGTGCTGGCCACGGCCGGCGACAACGTGCGCATCGACTGGGGCTACGCCTACCTGGCCGCGCCCGGCGCGGCGGCGCTGGCTAGCGGCGACCCGCAGCAGCTCAAGCTGGCATTTGCCAAAACCGGCACCCTACCCCCCACCGGCCCGGCCCACCCCGCGCAAGCCCAGCGCGTGGCCCAGGCCGCCGTGCTCGACTTGGGCCGGGTAACCGCCACGCCCGCCGAGCAGCACCTGCTGCTCGGCTACGATGAGCAGTATGCCGTGCAGTACTTCGACCAGAACCTACGGCCCTGGTGGCGGCGCGACCCGGCCATGACGATGGATAAGGCCCTGCAAGCCGCCGAGACCGACTACCCCCGCCTGCGCCAGAAGGCCACCGAGTTTGATAAAAAAATGTACGCCGATGCCCAGGCGGCCGGCGGCCGGCAATACGCCGACTTGTGCCAGCTGGCTTACCGCCAGGCCATTGCGGCGCACACGGTGGTAGCCGGCCCCAAGGGTGAGCTATTTTTCTTTTCCAAAGAAAACTTCTCCAACGGCTCCATTGGCACGGTGGACATTACGTATCCGTCGGAGCCGCTTTTTCTGCTCTATAATACCGAGCTGGCGAAGGGAATGCTGCGCTTTATCTTCGACTATTCGGAGTCGGGGCGCTGGAAAAAGGACTTTCCGGCCCACGACGTGGGCACCTACCCCCTGGCCAACGGCCAGACCTACGGCGAGGACATGCCAGTGGAAGAAGCCGGCAACATGCTGATTATCACGGCGGCGGTGGTGAAAATGGATGGTAAGCCCGACTTCGCCCGCGCGCACTGGCCCACCCTCACCAAGTGGGTCAGCTTTCTGAAGCGCGATGGCTTCGACCCGGCCAACCAGCTCAGCACCGACGACTTTGCCGGCCACCTAGCCCGCAACGTTAACCTCTCGGCTAAGGCCATTATGGGCATCGCCTGCTACGGCCAAATGGCCCGGCAAATGGGCGATGCCAAAACAGCTGACGAGTATACCACCCTGGCCCGCGACCTGGCCAAAAAATGGGTAACGATGGCCCAGGACGGCGACCACTACGCCTTGACCTTCGACAAGCCCGCCGGCTCGTGGAGCCAGAAGTATAACCTGGTGTGGGACAAAATACTCGGCCTGAACATCTTTCCACCCGAAGTAGCGCAGCAAGAAGTGGCTTTCTACTTAAAGCACCAACAGAAATACGGCCTACCCCTCGATAGCCGCAAGACCTACACCAAGTCGGACTGGATACTCTGGACCGCCACGCTGGCTGGCAGCCGCGCCGATTTTGAGGCGCTGGTGGCCCCGGTCTGGCAGTTTGCCAACGAAACCCCCAGCCGCGTGCCCCTCAATGACTGGCACGAAACCACCGATGCCAAGCAAGTCGGCTTCCAGGCCCGCTCGGTGGTGGGCGGGTATTTTATGAAAATGCTGGATGTGAAGCTGAACGGGAAATAG